A region from the Papio anubis isolate 15944 chromosome 6, Panubis1.0, whole genome shotgun sequence genome encodes:
- the RPP40 gene encoding ribonuclease P protein subunit p40 isoform X2 yields MQTGPYYFVKNLPLHELITPEFISTFIKKGSCYALTYNTNIDEDNTVALLPNGKLILSLDKDTYEETGLQGHPSQFSGRKIMKFIVSIDLMELSLNLDSKKYERISWSFKEKKPLKFDFLLAWHNTGSEESTMMSYFSKYQIQEHQPKVALSTVRDLQCPVLQSSELDGAPEVSCQALELFDWLGAVFSNVGLNNEPNNFISTYCCPQPSTVVAKAYLCTITGFILPEKICLLLEHLCHYFDELKLAPWVTLSVQGFADSPVSWGKNEHGFWKGGEHLYNFVIFNNQDYWLQMAVGANDHCPP; encoded by the exons ATGCAAACTGGACCCTATTACTTTGTGAAGAATTTACCTCTTCATGAATTAATTACACCCGAATTCATCAGTACCTTTATaaagaaag GTTCTTGCTATGCACTAACATACAATACAAATATTGATGAAGATAATACAGTCGCCCTGCTACCAAATG GGAAATTAATTTTGTCACTGGATAAAGACACTTATGAAGAAACTGGACTTCAGGGTCATCCATCTCAGTTTTCTGgtagaaaaattatgaaattta ttgtttccaTTGATTTGATGGAATTATCCTTAAACTTGGATTCTAAGAAGTATGAAAGAATATCTTGGTccttcaaagaaaagaaaccattgaaatttgattttcttttggcTTGGCATAATACAG GTTCGGAAGAATCAACAATGATGTCATATTTTTCCAAGTACCAAATTCAGGAGCATCAGCCAAAAGTAGCGCTGAGTACAGTGAGAGATCTCCAGTGCCCGGTGCTGCAGAGCAGTGAGCTCGACGGAGCGCCGGAGGTGTCCTGCCAGGCTCTGGAGCTCTTCGACTGGCTTGGCGCCGTCTTCAGTAATGTCGGCCT aaatAATGAGCCTAATAATTTCATATCAACCTATTGCTGTCCTCAGCCAAGCACGGTGGTGGCAAAAGCTTATTTGTGTACAATCACTGGCTTCATACTTCCAGAGAAGATCTGTCTCCTATTGGAACATCTCTG TCACTACTTTGATGAACTGAAGTTAGCTCCATGGGTTACATTGTCCGTTCAAGGCTTTGCAGACAGCCCTgtttcttggggaaaaaatgaacatGGTTTTTGGAAAGGAGGAGAACATTTATATAACTTTGTGATTTTTAATAATCAAGACTATTGGCTTCAGATGGCTGTTGGGGCGAATGATCACTGTCCaccataa
- the RPP40 gene encoding ribonuclease P protein subunit p40 isoform X1 yields the protein MATLRRLREAPRHLLVCEKSNFGNHKSRHRHLVQTHYYNYRVSFLLPECGILSEELKNLVMQTGPYYFVKNLPLHELITPEFISTFIKKGSCYALTYNTNIDEDNTVALLPNGKLILSLDKDTYEETGLQGHPSQFSGRKIMKFIVSIDLMELSLNLDSKKYERISWSFKEKKPLKFDFLLAWHNTGSEESTMMSYFSKYQIQEHQPKVALSTVRDLQCPVLQSSELDGAPEVSCQALELFDWLGAVFSNVGLNNEPNNFISTYCCPQPSTVVAKAYLCTITGFILPEKICLLLEHLCHYFDELKLAPWVTLSVQGFADSPVSWGKNEHGFWKGGEHLYNFVIFNNQDYWLQMAVGANDHCPP from the exons ATGGCCACGCTGCGCCGGCTTCGGGAGGCGCCGCGGCACTTACTGGTTTGCGAGAAATCCAACTTCGGCAACCACAAGTCGCGCCACCGGCATCTTGTGCAGACGCACTACTATAACTACAGG gtttcatttctccttcctgaaTGTGGGATACTATCGGAAGAACTGAAAAATCTGGTCATGCAAACTGGACCCTATTACTTTGTGAAGAATTTACCTCTTCATGAATTAATTACACCCGAATTCATCAGTACCTTTATaaagaaag GTTCTTGCTATGCACTAACATACAATACAAATATTGATGAAGATAATACAGTCGCCCTGCTACCAAATG GGAAATTAATTTTGTCACTGGATAAAGACACTTATGAAGAAACTGGACTTCAGGGTCATCCATCTCAGTTTTCTGgtagaaaaattatgaaattta ttgtttccaTTGATTTGATGGAATTATCCTTAAACTTGGATTCTAAGAAGTATGAAAGAATATCTTGGTccttcaaagaaaagaaaccattgaaatttgattttcttttggcTTGGCATAATACAG GTTCGGAAGAATCAACAATGATGTCATATTTTTCCAAGTACCAAATTCAGGAGCATCAGCCAAAAGTAGCGCTGAGTACAGTGAGAGATCTCCAGTGCCCGGTGCTGCAGAGCAGTGAGCTCGACGGAGCGCCGGAGGTGTCCTGCCAGGCTCTGGAGCTCTTCGACTGGCTTGGCGCCGTCTTCAGTAATGTCGGCCT aaatAATGAGCCTAATAATTTCATATCAACCTATTGCTGTCCTCAGCCAAGCACGGTGGTGGCAAAAGCTTATTTGTGTACAATCACTGGCTTCATACTTCCAGAGAAGATCTGTCTCCTATTGGAACATCTCTG TCACTACTTTGATGAACTGAAGTTAGCTCCATGGGTTACATTGTCCGTTCAAGGCTTTGCAGACAGCCCTgtttcttggggaaaaaatgaacatGGTTTTTGGAAAGGAGGAGAACATTTATATAACTTTGTGATTTTTAATAATCAAGACTATTGGCTTCAGATGGCTGTTGGGGCGAATGATCACTGTCCaccataa